In one Magallana gigas chromosome 7, xbMagGiga1.1, whole genome shotgun sequence genomic region, the following are encoded:
- the LOC105327869 gene encoding VWFA and cache domain-containing protein 1-like — MATCRPKCNRSLLCVLIYLFVFTFDVQTVSENVKWLKNLSSGRLHLRNLGEKDDHHDHVHTRASDDGYSPDTRQETPNPTVFGGIKIEHEARKLSARLRWLSNEEIGITKMQAIYDSLPYEKKNHDPINTLQKIASRLKKRFRNYIQVLQTNKATVQNMYRFHVKNPMNSNISCCMIPHQEFIEDNQYGCRVSKRTSCDLYPDNVRENAFNPGRMLTEVWKDNKKLFPGLKWQYFISVEGVHTEYPANAFTWFNNCPQAHDIRHSDVYLATVQPQPQHVVIVMDHGNSLSSNQLKTAKGIAKQFLNSLSERDRVAVFGLASRPSFPRDPSDDSCLPNSLVPATFEASLFFSSFVDNLQQEDASTNHSLGFQTAFEMIENMIRRSKGVTIENAMILYISRGLLSSLTEGRDIMETISIHNGRLDHRVIINTYAVIDDGKHIMFEKSILQDIAEQNFLKYEVNYKSPKPVIAGMMVTINSTKDLSVSVGRFYLPLNKSAPESPIFSLPYMDMADQTLTMSISQPCFHGKELIGIMGVDLHMEDVVQDVTYYNQELNSYIFLITTEGYTIMHPAFNRPMKTRIQPMHTDIWHFENKDGFARIRSDMLNLPEGERLMHTKKGNTNSTEDNSSKSDFYAKYMWKRIENTTFIVVLKLLTEVETTQTLEHLHVSNDPHLVYHRLDLVQPNDMCLHRHMPATSDTSTVFLSPKSFLDPFEHLSNLETKRMVQNYVAYLKDDTRLITNPGLKTEVKNDVAATGRINTEWLRRYHHHMNHQEESIVRRYVATPSGVFRSFPGTVIEKTSDPTKTDWFQRAEEFPGHVTLTPPYLDTLGAGYIATISHTIYEGKPASLHSPHDRVVAVMGMDLTMGFLHKLLSEVIPICAHQNIRCFIMDDKGYLVAHPKLIEPNSKVVQHITHKEQLVANDILNHKHFVRKTLCNSYNDRTIQRFYKFNTSLEGVLTNLVHGEHCARYQITHIPGTNSFLGIVNHTCNTDTAFCPCSTVDRLCLNCNQMEQIVCECPCECPLDMNFCTGELLQEDDRNPSCTHEVEKETPIHLNFPPFDDVRQCHQSKCSMLATKLDCISAIGCAWCERQKHGLASVKHPYCADQRRCFGGVEEAVSPYGDEIRAMANQEKPMPMKSTPVGPVAGGIMGCFLVLALGVYCYRHHIHRSSHQYINNLPENQNRMSHFYEEEPPEPTDDIAAGHTNFVLSTFENPASISPYRVNTSYRRPAGGDSDHGYSTMTPHEDSEHASLPCLEPLIKERYKPGSLSVVKNTPGKIPPPPSHYRRSRSPTPPKYYQPIPEQTVIPPQTTIIEHPNSVIANVQVHMVDTH; from the exons ATGGCGACCTGTAGACCTAAATGTAATCGAAGCCTATTGTGtgtattgatttatttgtttgtattcACTTTTGATGTTCAAACTGTGTCCGAAAATGtgaaatggttaaaaaatttaAGTTCTGGAAGGTTACATTTGCGAAACTTGGGTGAGAAAGATGATCATCATGATCATGTGCATACAAGAGCCAGCGATGACGGGTATAGTCCCGACACACGGCAAGAGACACCCAACCCCACAGTTTTTGGGGGAATCAAAATTGAACACGAAGCACGAAAACTCTCAGCTCGACTCAGGTGGCTTAGTAATGAAGAAATTGGAATAACCAAGATGCAG GCCATTTATGATTCATTGCCATATGAGAAGAAAAATCATGATCCAATCAATACACTACAGAAA ATTGCTTCACGGTTGAAAAAGAGATTTAGAAACTATATTCAAGTTTTACAAACCAACAAAGCCACTGTTCAAAACATGTACCGGTTCCATGTTAAGAACCCCATGAATAGCAACATCAGCTGCTGTATGATTCCACACCAGGAGTTTAT AGAGGATAACCAGTATGGATGTCGAGTCTCCAAGAGAACCAGTTGTGATCTTTATCCAGACAATGTCCGAGAGAACGCCTTCAACCCAGGCAGGATGTTGACAGAAG TGTGGAAGGATAACAAGAAACTGTTTCCTGGACTGAAGTGGCAGTATTTCATCTCTGTGGAAGGAGTCCACACCGAGTACCCAGCCAATGCCTTCACCTGGTTCAACAATTGTCCCCAGGCTCATGATATCAGGCACAG TGATGTGTACTTGGCCACTGTTCAGCCCCAGCCACAACATGTCGTCATAGTGATGGACCATGGAAACTCACTCAGTAGTAACCAGTTAAAAACAGCCAAGGGGATAGCCAAGCAATTCCTGAATTCCCTGTCAGAGAGAGACAGA GTTGCTGTATTTGGGTTAGCTTCTCGTCCCTCATTTCCTCGAGATCCAAGCGATGACTCATGTTTGCCAAACTCATTGGTCCCTGCTACATTTGAAGCTAGTCTCTTTTTCAGTTCTTTTGTGGATAACCTTCAACAAGAAGATG CATCTACAAATCATTCTCTTGGTTTTCAAACTGCCTTTGAGATGATAGAAAACATGATCAGAAGGAGCAAAGGAGTTACCATAG AGAATGCCATGATTTTGTACATCAGTCGAGGCTTGTTGTCTTCTCTGACGGAAGGACGCGACATCATGGAGACCATTTCTATACACAATGGTCGTCTGGATCACAGAGTCATCATTAACACATATGCTGTCATAGATG ATGGAAAGCATATAATGTTTGAAAAGAGCATTTTACAAGATATTGCTGAGCAGAATTTCCTGAAGTATGAAGTCAACTACAAGAGTCCTAAGCCTGTCATT GCGGGAATGATGGTGACCATTAATTCTACCAAGGACCTGAGTGTTTCTGTGGGCAGGTTTTATCTCCCCCTCAACAAGTCAGCCCCAGAATCACCCATCTTCTCCCTCCCTTACATGGACATGGCAGATCAGA CTCTCACAATGAGTATAAGCCAGCCATGTTTCCATGGCAAAGAACTGATAGGAATCATGGGAGTTGACCTACATATGGAGGATGTTGTCCAAGATGTGACTTATTACAATCaagaattaaattcatacattttCCTTATCACAACAGAAG GGTATACCATAATGCATCCAGCATTCAATCGTCCAATGAAAACTCGCATACAGCCCATGCACACAGATATATGGCACTTTGAAAACAAGGATGGATTTGCCAGAATAAGAAGTGACATGTTAAA TTTGCCAGAAGGAGAAAGATTGATGCACACTAAAAAAGGAAATACAAATTCCACAGAGGACAATTCATCCAAATCGGACTTTTATGCCAAATACATGTGGAAGAGA ATTGAAAACACAACTTTTATTGTGGTGCTGAAACTTTTGACAGAAGTTGAAACCACCCAGACTCTAGAACATCTACATG TGTCCAATGACCCACACTTGGTCTACCACCGCCTGGATCTGGTCCAGCCCAATGATATGTGTCTCCATCGCCACATGCCAGCCACTTCAGACACTAGCACAGTGTTCCTGTCCCCAAAGAGCTTTCTGGACCCCTTTGAGCACCTCAGCAACTTGGAGACTAAGAGAATGGTTCAGAATTATGTGGCTTATCTGAAAGATGACACTCGTCTCATCACAAACCCTGGATTAAAA ACTGAAGTGAAGAATGATGTTGCTGCCACTGGTAGAATTAACACTGAGTGGTTACGCCGCTACCACCACCACATGAACCACCAGGAAGAATCCATTGTACGCCGCTATGTGGCAACACCTAGTGGAGTGTTTAGGTCTTTCCCTGGAACAGTGATTGAAAAAACGTCTGATCCGACCAAAACCGACTG GTTTCAAAGGGCAGAAGAATTTCCTGGTCATGTGACATTAACCCCACCATATTTGGATACTCTTGGAGCTGGATACATTGCCACTATCAGCCACACCATTTACGAGGGAAA GCCAGCCTCCCTACACAGTCCACACGACCGGGTGGTAGCTGTGATGGGGATGGACCTGACCATGGGATTCCTCCACAAGCTTCTGTCTGAAGTGATTCCAATCTGTGCTCACCAAAATATCAG ATGTTTCATTATGGATGACAAGGGATATCTAGTGGCTCATCCTAAACTGATTGAACCAAACAGTAAAGTGGTCCAGCACATCACTCACAAG GAACAATTGGTTGCTAATGACATCCTGAACCACAAGCACTTTGTGAGGAAGACCCTGTGTAACAGCTACAATGACAGGACCATCCAGCGCTTCTACAAGTTCAACACCAGTCTGGAGGGCGTACTCACCAACCTGGTCCATGGAGAGCACTGTGCAAGATATCAG ATCACTCATATTCCTGGAACCAATTCATTTCTGGGGATTGTGAATCATACGTGTAACACAGACACTGCTTTCTGCCCTTGTAGCACG GTGGACCGTCTGTGTCTGAACTGTAACCAGATGGAGCAGATTGTGTGTGAGTGTCCGTGTGAGTGTCCTCTGGACATGAACTTCTGTACTGGGGAGTTACTGCAGGAAGATGACAG AAATCCCTCATGCACTCATGAAGTAGAGAAAGAGACTccaattcatttaaatttccCACCATTTGATGATGTCAGACAGTGTCATCAATCAAAATGCAGCATGCTTGCAACCAAACT GGACTGCATCAGTGCCATTGGGTGTGCTTGGTGTGAGAGACAGAAGCACGGACTGGCCAGTGTGAAGCATCCCTACTGTGCTGACCAGCGGAGATGTTTTGGTGGGGTGGAGGAGGCAGTCTCACCCTACGGAGATGAAATAAGAG CCATGGCTAACCAGGAGAAGCCTATGCCCATGAAGAGCACCCCGGTGGGCCCTGTAGCGGGAGGTATCATGGGATGTTTCCTGGTGCTGGCCCTGGGTGTTTACTGTTACCGACATCATATCCACCGGAGTTCACACCAATACATAAATAACCTACCAGAAAACCAGAACCGAATGTCTCATTTCTATGAAGAGGAGCCACCAGAACCCACAGATGACATTGCTGCAG gACATaccaattttgttttatcaacatttgagAATCCTGCCAGCATATCTCCGTATCGTGTGAACACTTCGTATCGGCGGCCCGCCGGAGGGGACAGTGATCACGGGTACAGCACAATGACTCCTCATGAGGACAGTGAGCACGCCAGTCTGCCGTGCCTCGAACCTTTGATTAAGGAGAGATACAAACCAGGATCTCTCAGTGTTGTTAAAAATACCCCAGGGAAAATCCCTCCCCCTCCCAGTCACTACAGGAGGAGCCGGAGCCCCACCCCTCCCAAGTACTATCAACCCATACCTGAACAAACTGTCATCCCCCCTCAGACTACCATTATTGAACACCCTAACAGTGTCATAGCTAATGTTCAGGTGCATATGGTGGACACACATTAG
- the LOC105327870 gene encoding adrenodoxin-like protein 1, mitochondrial: protein MSAPLLKLFCNRCANYVKSASYKYRFSHKNIKNVSYSVKRYFKTTTGPLFHGEYEMQDPKSPEEVVNITFIDKTGKHIPIKGKIGDNVLYLAHRYGIELEGACEASLACSTCHVYVNDKFLDKLPEPVEEEDDMLDLAYFLRENSRLGCQIVLTKELEGMELTLPQATRNFYVDGHVPQPH, encoded by the exons ATGTCTGCGCCCTTGCTGAAATTGTTTTGTAATCGATGTGCAAATTATGTAAAAAGTGCAAGTTACAAATATCGTTTTAGccacaaaaacattaaaaatgtttcatattcagtcaaaagatattttaaaacaacaacag GTCCCCTCTTTCATGGTGAATATGAGATGCAGGATCCAAAATCACCAGAGGAAGT AGTAAACATCACATTTATAGATAAAACAGGAAAGCATATTCCTATCAAGGGAAAGATTGGTGACAATGTTCTATATCTTGCCCACAGATATGGAATTGAATTAGAAG GTGCTTGTGAGGCTTCCTTAGCTTGCTCTACGTGTCATGTGTATGTGAATGACAAGTTCCTGGACAAACTTCCCGAACCAGTGGAGGA gGAAGATGACATGTTGGACTTGGCatattttttaagagaaaacTCAAGATTAG GTTGTCAAATAGTTTTAACCAAAGAGCTGGAGGGAATGGAGCTGACTCTTCCTCAGGCCACACGGAACTTCTATGTGGATGGACATGTTCCACAACCCCATTGA
- the LOC105327871 gene encoding E3 ubiquitin-protein ligase TRIM71, with the protein MADSCERIMAQDPVFCEFCKASNAEVVCQVCYDRVCNICEKVHQNIHSNTDSRPLAKVAKVQGFCSKHPRHRYEVCCSECRVPVCTNCILDVHNKHKMVNISVLYEEDKAAILEDISEMKSKIHPNLDIIAQHARAEKENIPSKCQMVANYLKIRVEKAKLLIDEIYEETINELGEMEASDVKAMDEHIGHIDEIILKLHNITTLFESQLKTRFESDLILFRRANPGISSYRTIPESLMYSPPIFKGGKADKTKLAKYLGELKPSSMKYCKVKKVRLQTSKRSEARAILVSTLGNIVAIPPTSPSSATPSGPVSSNPPSRSTSLTKSAKSVKNFKRSYSVMTSVNCVSPEKAWISGQHSDIKLMDLESGECDSFSTSCLTDGPSDVAVTTDGDILFTDFDEKSVSRVSGKTRVLITTFSTDWNPKGLCSGMHDEVYVCQVENKYGKVTKFNKEGILLFEYVLDGNGSHIFLQPSYVCRNERSNIFVSDTLKHAIIGLDPCGNVRFEYKRNISDDRSPFDPRGLDIDVDGNIAVVDYGNHEVILLNDIGEFLICLLDRSDGLSRPCDISIDAEKKLWVAECRTGKLKVFQSFSTEI; encoded by the coding sequence ATGGCAGATTCATGTGAAAGGATAATGGCACAGGACCCTGTGTTCTGTGAGTTCTGTAAGGCTAGCAATGCAGAGGTTGTCTGTCAAGTTTGTTATGACCGTGTCTGCAACATTTGTGAAAAAGTCCATCAAAATATTCATTCCAATACGGACAGTAGACCCCTTGCCAAAGTGGCGAAAGTACAAGGCTTCTGTTCTAAGCATCCACGGCATCGCTATGAGGTTTGCTGCTCTGAGTGTCGTGTGCCTGTATGCACTAATTGTATTCTAGATGTCCATAACAAACATAAAATGGTCAACATATCTGTCTTGTATGAGGAGGACAAAGCCGCAATTTTAGAGGACATATCTGAAATGAAAAGTAAAATACACCCAAATCTTGATATAATTGCGCAGCATGCAAgagctgaaaaagaaaatattcccAGCAAGTGTCAGATGGTTGCAAACTATCTAAAGATTCGGGTTGAAAAAGCCAAACTGCTAATTGACGAGATCTATGAGGAGACAATAAATGAACTTGGAGAGATGGAAGCAAGTGATGTCAAAGCTATGGATGAGCATATAGGCCACATTGATGAAATTATACTGAAATTGCACAACATAACCACCTTGTTTGAAAGCCAACTTAAAACAAGATTTGAATCTGACCTGATTTTGTTCCGGCGTGCTAATCCTGGAATTTCCAGTTACAGAACTATACCGGAATCTCTCATGTATTCTCCACCAATTTTCAAAGGTGGGAAAGCAGACAAGACAAAGCTTGCCAAATATCTGGGAGAATTAAAGCCATCATCCATGAAGTACTGTAAAGTAAAAAAGGTAAGACTGCAGACTTCAAAACGTTCAGAAGCCAGGGCAATTCTTGTAAGTACGTTGGGAAATATTGTAGCTATTCCACCAACCAGCCCTTCATCAGCCACGCCCTCAGGTCCAGTCTCAAGTAATCCACCTAGCAGGAGCacatctttgacaaaatcagcAAAAAGTGTGAAGAACTTTAAGAGAAGCTATAGTGTTATGACATCGGTTAACTGTGTGTCACCAGAGAAGGCATGGATAAGTGGGCAACACTCTGACATTAAGCTGATGGACCTTGAGAGTGGAGAATGTGACAGCTTTTCCACAAGTTGTCTGACTGATGGACCATCAGATGTTGCCGTGACAACAGATGGAGATATTCTTTTCACAGATTTTGACGAGAAGTCAGTTTCAAGGGTTTCTGGTAAAACACGAGTTTTGATTACAACTTTCAGCACTGACTGGAATCCAAAAGGCTTATGCAGTGGAATGCACGACGAAGTGTATGTTTGTCAAGTAGAAAATAAATATGGAAAAGTCACAAAATTCAACAAAGAAGGCATATTGTTATTTGAATATGTATTGGATGGGAATGGCAGTCATATTTTTCTTCAACCAAGTTATgtttgcagaaatgaaagatcCAATATTTTTGTATCTGACACATTAAAACATGCCATCATTGGATTGGATCCTTGCGGAAATGTTCGGTTTGAATACAAGAGAAACATATCTGACGATAGATCTCCATTTGACCCACGTGGCCTTGACATTGATGTAGATGGTAACATTGCAGTAGTGGACTATGGAAATCATGAGGTTATCCTGCTCAATGACATTGGAGAATTCCTCATATGCTTGCTGGATCGAAGTGATGGCTTAAGTCGACCATGTGATATCAGCATTGATGCCGAAAAAAAACTTTGGGTGGCAGAATGCCGAACAGGAAAGTTGAAAGTTTTTCAGTCATTCTCAACCGAGATCTAA
- the LOC105327872 gene encoding ubiquitin-conjugating enzyme E2 U isoform X1 — protein MFSRAHLLIEKEYKKLLDDQPWGIEVIPLQEDSIFEWVAKVKGLKDTLWDGGIFRLYIKFDEHYNIRPPEVCFHTIPFHPNVEMITGRPCIDFLDDFSKWKEGYSLSFILVTIQHLLSNPNLDSPVNQEAAEMLIHSPKAYKQMVLDCVTASQRVEAGVTPHQDLESRVRFATPDRNRKQYTGTAKTANPPVTRLSFDDYFMTWSGIATSKPTIETPNPLLEAIKDKPGLQRAHLGIPQEEIQDQMKRQLEEHNALMYGNFKMKADVEEEKAAKLAKLNRMKKIYLPPRLSPTPSIQPPPTKERKGEPWEDEVDNLVEWSAKLDADEIDEV, from the exons ATGTTTTCTAGAGCTCATCTCCTAATAGAGAAGGAATACAAAAAGCTTCTTGATGATCAACCATGG GGTATAGAAGTCATTCCCCTGCAAGAGGACAGTATTTTTGAATGGGTGGCTAAAGTTAAGGGATTGAAAGATACATTATGGGATG GTGGAATTTTTAGACTGTACATTAAGTTTGATGAACATTACAATATACGGcccccagaagtttgttttcaCACGATTCCTTTTCATCCTAATG TTGAAATGATAACAGGAAGACCTTGTATAGACTTCTTagatgatttttcaaaatggaaaGAAGGCTACTCATTATCTTTTATCCTTGTAACAATACAG CATTTACTGTCAAATCCAAACTTAGACAGCCCTGTCAATCAGGAGGCTGCTGAGATGCTGATACACTCTCCCAAAGCTTATAAACAAATGGTGCTTGATTGTGTCACAGCCAGTCAGAGGGTGGAAG CTGGAGTTACTCCTCATCAAGACCTTGAGTCTCGGGTTCGATTTGCCACCCCTGACAGGAATAGGAAACAATACACAGGAACTGCTAAGACAGCTAACCCCCCTGTCACCCGTCTGTCATTTGATGACTATTTCATGACATGGAGTGGAATTGCTACATCTAAACCTACCATAGAGACCCCAAATCCAC TATTAGAGGCAATCAAAGATAAACCTGGATTACAGAGAGCCCATTTAGGAATTCCACAAGAAGAAATCCAAGATCAAATGAAGAGACAGCTTGAGGA aCATAATGCACTTATGTATGGAAACTTCAAAATGAAAGCTGATGTTGAAGAAGAAAAGGCCGCAAAACTTGCAAAATTaaacagaatgaaaaaaatctacTTACCACCCAGATTGTCTCCAA CTCCATCGATACAACCTCCCCCGACCAAGGAGAGGAAGGGGGAACCGTGGGAGGATGAAGTGGATAATCTGGTTGAGTGGTCAGCAAAGCTGGATGCTGATGAAATCGATGAAGTGTGA
- the LOC105327872 gene encoding ubiquitin-conjugating enzyme E2 U isoform X2, translated as MFSRAHLLIEKEYKKLLDDQPWGIEVIPLQEDSIFEWVAKVKGLKDTLWDGGIFRLYIKFDEHYNIRPPEVCFHTIPFHPNVEMITGRPCIDFLDDFSKWKEGYSLSFILVTIQHLLSNPNLDSPVNQEAAEMLIHSPKAYKQMVLDCVTASQRVEAGVTPHQDLESRVRFATPDRNRKQYTGTAKTANPPVTRLSFDDYFMTWSGIATSKPTIETPNPLLEAIKDKPGLQRAHLGIPQEEIQDQMKRQLEEHNALMYGNFKMKADVEEEKAAKLAKLNRMKKIYLPPRLSPRACVVGCSTGTNMADKSYDWKLDK; from the exons ATGTTTTCTAGAGCTCATCTCCTAATAGAGAAGGAATACAAAAAGCTTCTTGATGATCAACCATGG GGTATAGAAGTCATTCCCCTGCAAGAGGACAGTATTTTTGAATGGGTGGCTAAAGTTAAGGGATTGAAAGATACATTATGGGATG GTGGAATTTTTAGACTGTACATTAAGTTTGATGAACATTACAATATACGGcccccagaagtttgttttcaCACGATTCCTTTTCATCCTAATG TTGAAATGATAACAGGAAGACCTTGTATAGACTTCTTagatgatttttcaaaatggaaaGAAGGCTACTCATTATCTTTTATCCTTGTAACAATACAG CATTTACTGTCAAATCCAAACTTAGACAGCCCTGTCAATCAGGAGGCTGCTGAGATGCTGATACACTCTCCCAAAGCTTATAAACAAATGGTGCTTGATTGTGTCACAGCCAGTCAGAGGGTGGAAG CTGGAGTTACTCCTCATCAAGACCTTGAGTCTCGGGTTCGATTTGCCACCCCTGACAGGAATAGGAAACAATACACAGGAACTGCTAAGACAGCTAACCCCCCTGTCACCCGTCTGTCATTTGATGACTATTTCATGACATGGAGTGGAATTGCTACATCTAAACCTACCATAGAGACCCCAAATCCAC TATTAGAGGCAATCAAAGATAAACCTGGATTACAGAGAGCCCATTTAGGAATTCCACAAGAAGAAATCCAAGATCAAATGAAGAGACAGCTTGAGGA aCATAATGCACTTATGTATGGAAACTTCAAAATGAAAGCTGATGTTGAAGAAGAAAAGGCCGCAAAACTTGCAAAATTaaacagaatgaaaaaaatctacTTACCACCCAGATTGTCTCCAA GGGCATGTGTTGTTGGGTGTAGCACTGGAACCAATATGGCGGACAAAAGTTATGATTGGAAACTTGACAAATGA